GGCATTGGATGATCGTATTAAAGTATCTGCACCTGTTGTTTCCTTGTCATCTTATTTCTATGGTGGTTGTCCTTGTGAAAGCGGAATGAATATTCATGCTTGCGGGGGACGCACAAACAATGTAGAGATCGCTGCAATGGCAGCGCCTCGTCCGCAGTTGGTTGTAAGTGATGGCGGCGACTGGACAGATAAAATGCCTGAACATGATTTTCCTTATCTGCAAACAATGTATAGCTGGTACAACAAAAAGGAAAATGTAACCAATGTACATCTTCCACAAGACAAACATGATTTCGGAATTACCAAACGTACACCGGTATATGAGTTCATGGCAAAACATCTTGGTTTAAATATTAAAGCCATCCAGGATGCAAATGGAAAAATAGATGAATCAAAAATTACCATCGAGCCGGAGAAGAGTTTGTATGTGTTTGGTGATAATGGAGAGAAACTACCTGCACATGCAGTAAAAGGGTTTGAAAATTTAGAAAGAGTATTTGCAGAAGAAATTGAAAAGGCGAGAACCAATCAACGCTATAAAATCGGTTTGATCGATTTGATGTTGCTCAAACGCCAGAAGCTTGGTGCTATCACGCTTACAGCTGAATTAAAAGCTGATGGAGTCGAAGTGGATATGGGTGGATTGGGCAATCGTCCCACATTCGATAATCAATTGCTCATCGACAGTGTGCGTAATCAGTTCATCCAAACAGCCAAAGAAAACAACGTTGAGATATTCTGTTTGGCAATGACGGGTTACTATGCACAATCTTTTTGCGGACGAGCAGAATACATCCGCAGCATTGAAGACTGTATCAAAACCATGAGTTTGATGAAGGTAAAACATGCATTCCTGCCATTGGGAGTACAATGCGATATCAAGAAGAATCCTGCCATTCGTGATTCGGTGATTGCACGTTTAAGAGTTGCAGGTAAGTTGGCTGAAGAAGCTGGTGTCATCATCGGTATTGAAACCTCACTCACTGCAAAGGAAGAAGTGGAGTTGCTGAAACAGATCGGCTCACCTGCCATCAAAATCTATTTCAACTTCTCCAATCCGCTCAAAGAAGGAAGAGACCTCATCAGCGAAATAAAAATTCTCGGCAAAGACCGCATCAGCATAATCCATGCTACCAACAAAGACAGTGTGTGGTTAGAGAACGATCCGCAAATAGACATGTACAAAGTGAAAAGTACATTAGATGAAATTGGCTGGAGCGGTTGGTTGGTGATTGAACGTAGTCGTGATGCAAAGAAACCTTCCGATACTAAGTTTAATTACGGAGCAAATACGGCTTATTTGAAGAAGGTTTTCCAAGGCGAGTAATACATTTAGCAGGGCGCTACCGGGCTGAATTGTTTTCTTCCAGCCTTGCCAACTTCCCGGCGAGCCCCAAAACAGGAAAATCGTCCATCATTATAGCAAATACACACATTTTTAAGGGGCGCAAACAAGGGTACATTTATCAGCGTAAAAGCCTGCTTTTGAGGCAGGTTAGAAAGCGCCAACTGTATTTGGAATGAAACGATTGCACTCCTGCCTGTTTATCTGTTTTTTACTGGTTGCCCAATTTGTGGCAGCTGCAGAAATTTATGTTTCCCCCAATGGTTCAGATCGCAACGATGGTTCAAAAGAAAAACCTTTTGCAACGCTCAACATGGCTTTGCGTAAAGCAAGAGAATTACGCCGTTTAAATGATGCAACGATCAGAGATGGTATTCATATTATTTTGCGTGGCGGCAATTACCAGGTATTGGAAACCATTGTCATCAGGCCGGAAGATAGCGGCACCCGTGAAAGCACCACGTTTATTGAAGCAGCTCCAAATGAAAACCCTGTTTTAAATGCTGGCGTACAAATCAGTAATTGGAAGAAAGTAACTGCTTCTGTCAATGGCTTGCAGGCGAAGTATCAAAATAAAATTTGGATGGCGGATGTACCACAGTTAAACGGAAGCGATTTTAATTTTCGTCAGCTGTGGGTGAACGATGCTAAAGCGGTACGAGCTAAATCTTCCAATGGAGAAGTGATGCTGCGTATTTTAAACTGGAACAAAGCAGAAGCAGCTTGTGTAATACCAGCACTTCCATTTATCAACTTAGAAAAAGCAAACGGTCTTGAATTATTTATTCATCAGTGGTGGGAGATCGCTAACCTGCGGGTGAAGAAAGTGCAGGTGATGGGCGACAGTACAAAGTTGTTTTTTCATCAACCGGAAAGCAACATACAAAACGAACATCCCTGGCCTGCACCCTGGCTGAGTAAAGAAACCGGTAACTCTGCTTTTTATTTAACCAATGCAATTCAGTTTTTAGATGAACCCGGCGAATGGTATTTAGACGTAGCGAATAAGAAAATTTATTACTGGCCACGCAGCAATGAAAATTTAGCAACAGCAAAAGTGGTAGCGCCGTTTACAGAAACATTGATCAGCGTAGAAGGAACAATTGATAACCCGGTTAAGAATTTAGTGATTGATGGAATTTCATTTCAGCATACGGGTTGGCTGCGACCATCATTACAAGGACATGTGCCGCACCAGGTTGGTTTGTTTATGACAGAAGCATACCGATTAAAACCTGCAGGCACGAAAGAGAAACCGGGATTAGATAACCAGGCATGGGTTGGTCGACAAGCGGCAGCATTTGAATTGAGTTATGCCATTCGTACACGAATTAAAAATTGTTCTTTTCTTCATTTGGCAGCAACAGGTATTGATTTGAAAAAGGGGGTGCAGGATAACATGACGAAAGATAATTTGTTCAGCGATATTGGCGGTACGGCTATCCTCGCCGGTAATTATGGTGATGAAGGAAGAGAAATTCATTTGCCCTTTGATCCCAAAGATAACAGAGAGAAATGCGATGTGATTTTTATTGAAAATAATTTTATTACAAATGCTACCAACGAAGATTGGGGCACTGTGGGTATTGGTTGTGGTTTTGTGAGCAGAACAAGTATCCGTCATAATGAAATTGAAAACGTATCGTACAGTGGTATCAGTTTAGGTTGGGGATGGTCATCTGAACAAAATATGATGAAGGACAACAGGATCGTTGCTAACAAGATTCATCATTACGGTAGATGGAATTACGATTGTGCAGGCATTTATACTTTAAGTGCACAACCTGGTTCTGTTATCGAAGACAATTACATCGATAGTATTTATAAGTCACCTCTTGCTCACTTGCCATCGCACTGGTTTTATATTTATACAGATGAAGGTTCATCGCATTTCACAGTAAAAAATAACTGGACACCCTCACAGAAATATTTACAGAATGCCAACGGTCCGGGCAATGTGTGGAGCAATAATGGTCCACAAGTGCATGACAGTGTAAAACAAAATGCCGGACTGGAAAAACGCTTTCAATATTTAACCGCTCACAAAACTGCAAAGACAGGGGTTATCAACGAAGAGCATAACGAGGTGATTGAACTGGTTGTGAAAGAGGGCATGCAGTTGAATTTACTGAAGCTGAAAGAGCTGCTGGCAAAGAATAATATGGACAGCAATGCTATTTATCATTGGCAGAATCATTATGTCATCTTCGATAAAGTGCAGGACATCGGCGTGATGCAGGGAAGGATCGCCAATAATTTTCCGGAAGTAGAAGTAAGAGTGTACCATGACATGTTTTACGAATACAGCAAGAAAAAACATTGCATTGATAAAACAGTTGCGAAAGAATGGGAACATATCATCCTCACAGCAAATCTTGTGGCAGATGAAAAGTTACAGAAGGAATACCTGAACTATCACGCCACACAATTTGAAAAATGGCCGGAGATATCCAAAGGATTTTGCAATGCCGACTTTCAGCAGTTGTTGTTGTTCAGGAATGGACGACAGTTGATGTTGGTGATCAGTATTCCAAAAGGAGAGAGTTTAGATAAGCTCAATCCAAGAACAACAGCCAATAATCCACGGGTGGATGACTGGAATAAGATCATGAAGAAATACCAGGAAGGAATTAAAGGAACGAAGCAGGGCGAGACGTGGGTGTTCCTGGGAAAGTTATAAGTATTAAGTCATAAGTAAAATAGAAGTAAGAATGTTGACTATCGGAATTTTAGGCGTTGGTGAAGGCCGCAGTACCATGAGTGCAGCTTTGCAAAGCAAAAAACTGCATCTCAAAATCATTTGCGATCGTAACGAAGAGTTATGCAAACAACGTTGCAAGGAATTTGATTTTAATAGTTATACAATCAACTACGAAGATCTGCTTAACGATGCAGAGATCGACATCATTGCCATTTATACACCTGATCATTTGCATGCCGATCATATTAAACAGGCATTACTGCATGGTAAACATGTAGTATGCACCAAACCGTTTATTGATGATCTGAGTCGTGCAAAAGAATTACTGGAACTGCAACAGCAAACAGGTAAAAAAGTATTTGTGGGACAAAGCTCACGCTTCTTCGAACCATATAAACGTCAACGCAAAGATTTTGAAGCAGGAGAGATTGGTGAACTCATCACTATCGAAAGTCATTACAATGCAGATCATCGCTGGTTCCTCGAAAAGAAATGGGCGTTAGAAGATTCATTCAAATGGTTGTATGGTGGTTTAAGTCATCCTGTAGATTTTATTCGTTGGTATTTACCAAACATTGAAGAAGTGATGGGTTATGGTATGATCAGCAGCAATGGAAAAACTGCAGGATTGAAAAATGAAGATACCATGCACTTCATCTTCAAATCAACTGATGGACGAATTGCAAGAGTGAGCGGAAGTTACACAGGCCCAACGCAACCGACAAAACGTGACAGTGGGATGAGTTGTGTGCTGCGTGGTACATTAGGTGCTTCACAGGCCGATTATCATGAGCTGCGTTATTCCATCACCGACAAAACAGGCGAAGAAAAAATTATTCATTGGGGCGACAGCACATTAAAATATTATTTCCGTTTCGAAGGGCAAAGTCATCATGCAGGTGAGTATCAAAACTATTTGGAATACTTCGCTGATTCTATTGAACAAAACTTTACAGCTTATCCCAACATGCAGGAAGGAATTGGGACAGTGGCATTGTTGCAGGCAATGGATAAGAGTTTGAAAACAGGTATGCCGGTGAAGATCAAAGACATTTATCAGAACCATGATTTATTGGATTTGTGGGATTAAAAGGAATTAAATCCTATAAATCAAAATCATCCCATGAATCCCGGTTCAGATAATTGATGAATAGATAACAAGACGATGAAGTGAGTGAGACAACAAAGATGCTATAAGCACTAAAGCAGGTAACAAAAAATAAATGAACGAAATTTATAATAAACTCACAACGCTTGATTTTGCCATTGTAGCAATTTATCTCATTGCCTTGCTGGCTATTGGTTATATCGCCAGTTTCCGCAACAAGAAAAAAGATGAAACGCTGTTCATGGCTGGCAATTCGCTCAACTGGTACAACATTGGTTTCAACATGTGGGGAACAAATGTTGGTCCTTCATCATTACTTGCATTTGCAAGCATTGGTTTTTCGGCAGGTATTGTGGGTGGAAATTTTGAATGGTATGCATTTGTGTTTTTAACGCTGCTGGCAATGGTGTTTGCACCACGTTACATTGCAAGTAAAGTAAGTACTATGCCCGAGTTCATGGGCAAACGTTACGGCAAAAGCACGCAGGATATTTTAGCAGGTTATGCGTTGATAAAAATTCTCATCAGTTGGTTGAGTCTTGGTTTATTCAGCGGAGGAATCTTGGTTCGACAAATTTTAGGCATCCCCATGTGGCAATCAACAATAGTGCTCGTTGCATTCTCCGGTTTGTTTACCTACATGGGCGGTTTAAAAGCCATTGCAAAAGTGAATGTGTTTCAAATGATCTTATTGATCATTGTGTCACTGGCATTAACGTTTATCGGTTTGCAAAAGCTTGGTGGCATTACTGCTTTGATTGATAAAACGCCGAGTCATTTCTGGAATTTAATTCATCCTGCATCCGATCCCGGTTATCCATGGCATGCATTGTTACTGGGGTATCCTGTATCGGCAGTTGCATTTTTCTGTACCGATCAAAGTATGGTGCAAAGTGTATTGGGCGCAAAGAATTTAAAACAGGGACAGTTGGGTGTAAACTTTATCGGCTGGTTAAAAGTATTGGCATTGCCGATGTTTATTTTGCCCGGCATTTTGTGTTTTGCTTTATACCCCGATCTAACCGATGATAAATTAGCCTACATGACAATGGTCACCAATTTATTTCCTTCTGGCTTAAATGGTTTGGTGATTTGCGTGTTGATCGCTGTGTTGGTTGCAACCATTGGTTCATCATTAAATGCATTGAGCACTGTGTTTACAAAAGATATTTATGTAAACAACATGAATAAAAATGCCACAGTAAAGCAACAGATTAACGTTGGACGTATTGTGGTCATCGTCGGATGTGTGTTAGCTGTGTTAATGGCTATTGCGTTGGATAATGTAAAAGGTAAAACGCTGTTCGATATTTTTCAATCGATACTGGGTTACCTTGCTCCGCCACTGGCAGTTACTTTTTTATTGAGCGTATTCTGGAAACGC
The DNA window shown above is from Lacibacter sp. H375 and carries:
- a CDS encoding sugar phosphate isomerase/epimerase family protein, whose product is MKMIVDNVTNKSTSMILLLRRTLVHSVQHSAVKAQPAFAPLRLCVKPFVLLCAFVSLWVNSTAQLNTDNQYSKPLKEVLNDVQKKYGVTIKFVDSMVKGKTVTYAEWKYRPDVEVTLDNILKPLELKVKKEKDKQYKLSAYEYYRWPVEEGWAEMDRIAAQYKTVEEWEKRKAELKPCLKEALQLDHLPAAPNSKPIINAKRIFDGYTVENIAIEILPGVWINGSLYKPLKYKGKIPVILNPDGHWEKQRYRADCQYRCAAMAKMGAMAFSYDLFAWGESLLQFKIEDHRRSLAMTIQALGAIRILDYLLAQKDADTNRVAITGGSGGGSHTVLMTALDDRIKVSAPVVSLSSYFYGGCPCESGMNIHACGGRTNNVEIAAMAAPRPQLVVSDGGDWTDKMPEHDFPYLQTMYSWYNKKENVTNVHLPQDKHDFGITKRTPVYEFMAKHLGLNIKAIQDANGKIDESKITIEPEKSLYVFGDNGEKLPAHAVKGFENLERVFAEEIEKARTNQRYKIGLIDLMLLKRQKLGAITLTAELKADGVEVDMGGLGNRPTFDNQLLIDSVRNQFIQTAKENNVEIFCLAMTGYYAQSFCGRAEYIRSIEDCIKTMSLMKVKHAFLPLGVQCDIKKNPAIRDSVIARLRVAGKLAEEAGVIIGIETSLTAKEEVELLKQIGSPAIKIYFNFSNPLKEGRDLISEIKILGKDRISIIHATNKDSVWLENDPQIDMYKVKSTLDEIGWSGWLVIERSRDAKKPSDTKFNYGANTAYLKKVFQGE
- a CDS encoding L-rhamnose mutarotase, which encodes MKRLHSCLFICFLLVAQFVAAAEIYVSPNGSDRNDGSKEKPFATLNMALRKARELRRLNDATIRDGIHIILRGGNYQVLETIVIRPEDSGTRESTTFIEAAPNENPVLNAGVQISNWKKVTASVNGLQAKYQNKIWMADVPQLNGSDFNFRQLWVNDAKAVRAKSSNGEVMLRILNWNKAEAACVIPALPFINLEKANGLELFIHQWWEIANLRVKKVQVMGDSTKLFFHQPESNIQNEHPWPAPWLSKETGNSAFYLTNAIQFLDEPGEWYLDVANKKIYYWPRSNENLATAKVVAPFTETLISVEGTIDNPVKNLVIDGISFQHTGWLRPSLQGHVPHQVGLFMTEAYRLKPAGTKEKPGLDNQAWVGRQAAAFELSYAIRTRIKNCSFLHLAATGIDLKKGVQDNMTKDNLFSDIGGTAILAGNYGDEGREIHLPFDPKDNREKCDVIFIENNFITNATNEDWGTVGIGCGFVSRTSIRHNEIENVSYSGISLGWGWSSEQNMMKDNRIVANKIHHYGRWNYDCAGIYTLSAQPGSVIEDNYIDSIYKSPLAHLPSHWFYIYTDEGSSHFTVKNNWTPSQKYLQNANGPGNVWSNNGPQVHDSVKQNAGLEKRFQYLTAHKTAKTGVINEEHNEVIELVVKEGMQLNLLKLKELLAKNNMDSNAIYHWQNHYVIFDKVQDIGVMQGRIANNFPEVEVRVYHDMFYEYSKKKHCIDKTVAKEWEHIILTANLVADEKLQKEYLNYHATQFEKWPEISKGFCNADFQQLLLFRNGRQLMLVISIPKGESLDKLNPRTTANNPRVDDWNKIMKKYQEGIKGTKQGETWVFLGKL
- a CDS encoding Gfo/Idh/MocA family protein; the protein is MLTIGILGVGEGRSTMSAALQSKKLHLKIICDRNEELCKQRCKEFDFNSYTINYEDLLNDAEIDIIAIYTPDHLHADHIKQALLHGKHVVCTKPFIDDLSRAKELLELQQQTGKKVFVGQSSRFFEPYKRQRKDFEAGEIGELITIESHYNADHRWFLEKKWALEDSFKWLYGGLSHPVDFIRWYLPNIEEVMGYGMISSNGKTAGLKNEDTMHFIFKSTDGRIARVSGSYTGPTQPTKRDSGMSCVLRGTLGASQADYHELRYSITDKTGEEKIIHWGDSTLKYYFRFEGQSHHAGEYQNYLEYFADSIEQNFTAYPNMQEGIGTVALLQAMDKSLKTGMPVKIKDIYQNHDLLDLWD
- a CDS encoding sodium:solute symporter family transporter codes for the protein MNEIYNKLTTLDFAIVAIYLIALLAIGYIASFRNKKKDETLFMAGNSLNWYNIGFNMWGTNVGPSSLLAFASIGFSAGIVGGNFEWYAFVFLTLLAMVFAPRYIASKVSTMPEFMGKRYGKSTQDILAGYALIKILISWLSLGLFSGGILVRQILGIPMWQSTIVLVAFSGLFTYMGGLKAIAKVNVFQMILLIIVSLALTFIGLQKLGGITALIDKTPSHFWNLIHPASDPGYPWHALLLGYPVSAVAFFCTDQSMVQSVLGAKNLKQGQLGVNFIGWLKVLALPMFILPGILCFALYPDLTDDKLAYMTMVTNLFPSGLNGLVICVLIAVLVATIGSSLNALSTVFTKDIYVNNMNKNATVKQQINVGRIVVIVGCVLAVLMAIALDNVKGKTLFDIFQSILGYLAPPLAVTFLLSVFWKRTTRLAVNLILSVGSAFSLFVGMLNLWILPPDEATGTNTWWPHYFLISFYIFLVLFVAAIIISLVDRNKVTAAIETAPLPKTDKQVKILFVLLGLVILTLYIIFNGH